The DNA region GGATTTTCAAGATCTTTCAACTGACCTTTTTCACATGATATTGTTGAAAGTGCAAATGCAACTACTGAGAACAAAAATAACTTTTTCATAATGATATACAAGTTTTTTGGTTATAAATTCATATTTAATACTGCAATTATAATACAATTTGTTATATTTGTATTGGTTAATGTGCAGTAATTCAGTAGTTTATATAAAGTCCAGTCAAAAATTAACAAAACCATGCTGTCCAAGTATTTGACTGTCTGTAAGTAAAAAGTAGTATTTCGCTTTCTGAATCTGGAAAATCCAACATCTAAACAATTAAAATTCATTATTTTGCGTCCGGTTCCTTTGTCAAGAAACTCTCATTTTTGAGGTAGGAATCATCTTATTTTTGGTTTTTCATCGCTTTTTTACCCAAATCTGGAGTAATTTTTAACAGTTCTATATTAGCTTTTTATTTTTCTCAATGTTGATTATTGTAAAATATTTGTGTTCATTTTTATGAATATCATTTTTTCAAGAGCCTATTGTGTTAAATATGTAAAAAGCTAATGTGCTTTTGTTATTAATCAATCTTTTTTGTTAGGTTTATAGACTTTGTTGCTTCTTTGCACAGCTTTTTTAAAAACGGATACAGATCTGTTATAATTTTTACAATACATATATGAACTTGGGTGATTTGATTATTGAATTTGCTGACATTATTTGGGGGACCCCATTGTTGTTATTACTAATAGGTGGGGGATTATTCTTTCTAATACACAGTAAACTGGAGCCTCTGCGTTATTTCGGGCATGCTATTGGTGTTTTATCGGGTAAATACGATGAAAGCGGAGAGAAGGGAGATATTAATCACTTTGAGGCTCTATCTACTGCAATTGCCGGTACAGTTGGTATGGGTAACATTGCCGGAGTAGCAATCGCAATTACTACCGGTGGACCGGGAGCAATTTTTTGGATGTGGATTAGTGCTGTTGTAGGAGTAGTGACGAATTTTTATACCATATCACTCGCAGTTATGTTTCGTGGTAAAGACGATAAAGGTGAGTTGCAGGGTGGACCAATGTATGTTATTTCAGAAGGGTTGGGCAAAAACTGGCGCTGGATGGGAATTTTATTCTCAATTTTTGCAATGGTAGGTCTTACTCCTATGTTTAACGTCAATCAGCTTACACAGGTAATAAATACTTCTATCCTACAAAATATTGGAATACAGGAAAGCTTTTATGTTAACCTTAGCATTGGAATAATTCTTGCAATTTTGGTTCTTGTAATTGCTTTAGGAGGGATTAAAAGAATTGCTAAGACAGCTTCTATGTTGGTCCCTGTTATGGTGGTGTTTTATTTTATTGCCGTATTATATATTCTCTCTATTAATTATCAGAGTATCATACCTACATTCGAACTTATAATTACCGATGCATTTTCGGCTAATTCGGTTTTGGGAGGTTCTGTTGGAGCATTGATTATTTTGGGAACAAGACGTGGTGCATTTTCTAACGAGGCCGGTATCGGTACTGCTGCTATGGCTCACGGTGCGGCAAAAACAAATGAGCCTATTAGAGAAGGTTTGGTGTCTATGTTAATTCCGGTTTTTGATACTTTGATTGTTTGTACACTTACCGCCCTTGCTATTCTGGTTGCCGGTGTCTGGATTGACCCAAGCGAAACAGGAGTCCATCTTACTATGATGTCATTCGAAACAGTAATACCTGGATACGGAACTTACATACTTGCATCTGCAATCTTTGTATTCTCTTTCACAACATTGTTCTCTTTTCCATATTATGGTAAGAAAAGTTTCGAATATATTTTCGGATCTAAATACAGCTGGATTTATACGGTTCTTTATGTGCTGTCAATTCCTGTAGCATCGGTAGTTAGTCTGAAAGTGGTT from Bacteroidota bacterium includes:
- a CDS encoding alanine/glycine:cation symporter family protein, which encodes MNLGDLIIEFADIIWGTPLLLLLIGGGLFFLIHSKLEPLRYFGHAIGVLSGKYDESGEKGDINHFEALSTAIAGTVGMGNIAGVAIAITTGGPGAIFWMWISAVVGVVTNFYTISLAVMFRGKDDKGELQGGPMYVISEGLGKNWRWMGILFSIFAMVGLTPMFNVNQLTQVINTSILQNIGIQESFYVNLSIGIILAILVLVIALGGIKRIAKTASMLVPVMVVFYFIAVLYILSINYQSIIPTFELIITDAFSANSVLGGSVGALIILGTRRGAFSNEAGIGTAAMAHGAAKTNEPIREGLVSMLIPVFDTLIVCTLTALAILVAGVWIDPSETGVHLTMMSFETVIPGYGTYILASAIFVFSFTTLFSFPYYGKKSFEYIFGSKYSWIYTVLYVLSIPVASVVSLKVVLGLIDSAYALMAFPTMISGIILAPKVKKAAKVYFAKYKKNY